One window of Campylobacter avium LMG 24591 genomic DNA carries:
- a CDS encoding sulfotransferase family 2 domain-containing protein: protein MFQSFHDEFSCIFIHIPKTAGTSVERAIFKTEHWLVGHRKALDYVRVDEEKFHSYFSFAFVINPFDRMVSAFHYLKQGGGNAIDKNFADEHLKDCADFKSFILH from the coding sequence ATGTTTCAAAGCTTTCATGATGAATTTTCTTGTATCTTTATACACATCCCAAAAACCGCAGGCACAAGCGTAGAAAGAGCGATATTTAAGACTGAGCATTGGCTTGTGGGGCATAGAAAGGCTCTTGATTATGTGAGAGTTGATGAGGAGAAATTTCATAGTTATTTTTCTTTTGCCTTTGTTATAAATCCTTTTGATAGGATGGTTTCTGCCTTTCATTATCTTAAGCAAGGTGGCGGAAATGCTATAGATAAAAACTTTGCTGATGAGCATTTAAAGGACTGTGCTGATTTTAAATCTTTTATTTTGCATTAA
- a CDS encoding epoxyqueuosine reductase QueH, with the protein MLVHICCSVDSHYFMTELRKLYPEEKITGFFYNPNIHPLSEHELRYVDVKRSCDKLGIELIKGEYDYEAWFLQAKEYANEPEKGLRCDVCFDVRMQRSVELAKKLKKKFFTSTLLMSPKKDLEQLTRSIKKECEDSNINFLTPDFRKGGGTQKQFELSKKEKLYHQNYCGCFFALNKQNLNKIVTNEFSSPLNKQILPASVEERIQTYEEVARLEKEGKDYDIFKEKFLNYRLLSALVSADKKPLKSHILFYSHFKNKLSKFSLENECEKIFISKDEILLLSFKSFNELCENKFKNFDEFLEKTLSIEEEIKIRAKLFDPYNLSPIIVLEQIPKAKIEIKAKSEIYFDTRDRLVRL; encoded by the coding sequence TTGTTAGTGCATATTTGTTGTAGTGTGGATTCGCATTATTTTATGACAGAGCTTAGAAAGCTTTACCCAGAAGAAAAGATAACAGGCTTTTTTTATAATCCAAACATACATCCCCTAAGTGAGCACGAGCTAAGATATGTGGATGTAAAAAGATCTTGTGATAAGCTGGGTATCGAGCTTATCAAGGGCGAGTATGATTATGAAGCTTGGTTTTTGCAGGCTAAAGAGTATGCAAATGAGCCAGAAAAAGGGCTTCGCTGCGATGTTTGCTTTGATGTTAGGATGCAAAGAAGCGTTGAACTTGCAAAAAAACTTAAGAAAAAATTTTTTACCTCAACCCTTTTGATGAGCCCTAAAAAGGACTTAGAGCAACTCACAAGATCTATAAAAAAAGAGTGCGAGGATAGTAACATCAACTTTTTAACCCCGGATTTTAGAAAAGGCGGTGGCACACAAAAGCAGTTTGAGCTATCCAAAAAAGAAAAGCTTTATCATCAAAACTACTGCGGTTGCTTTTTTGCCCTAAATAAACAAAATTTAAACAAAATAGTAACAAATGAATTTTCCTCTCCCTTAAATAAACAAATTCTACCAGCTAGCGTAGAAGAAAGGATACAAACTTACGAAGAGGTTGCAAGGCTTGAAAAAGAGGGCAAGGACTATGATATATTTAAGGAGAAATTTTTAAACTACCGCCTTTTATCTGCTCTTGTAAGTGCTGATAAAAAGCCTTTAAAATCTCATATACTTTTTTATTCTCATTTTAAAAACAAGCTTTCCAAATTTAGCTTAGAAAATGAGTGCGAAAAAATTTTCATCTCAAAAGATGAGATACTTTTACTTTCCTTTAAGTCTTTTAACGAGCTTTGTGAAAATAAATTTAAAAACTTTGATGAGTTTTTAGAAAAAACACTTAGCATAGAAGAAGAAATTAAGATAAGAGCTAAGCTTTTTGATCCTTACAATCTAAGTCCTATCATAGTTTTAGAACAAATTCCAAAAGCTAAGATAGAAATAAAAGCAAAAAGTGAAATTTACTTTGATACAAGAGATAGGCTCGTAAGGCTTTAA
- the bcp gene encoding thioredoxin-dependent thiol peroxidase, with product MKELSIGDKAPDFALKNSDENLISLKDFLGKKVVIYFYPKDDTPGCTTQACDFTQNYERLRANDIVVIGISPDDSKSHSKFIDKYGLKHILLSDTEKEVIKAYGAWGLKKNYGKEYEGLIRSTFVVDESGKIAKIYKNVKAKGHIDILLKDLAC from the coding sequence ATGAAAGAGCTAAGCATAGGCGATAAGGCGCCTGACTTTGCCTTAAAAAATAGCGATGAAAATTTAATCTCTTTGAAAGATTTTTTAGGCAAAAAAGTTGTGATTTATTTTTACCCAAAGGATGATACTCCGGGTTGCACCACACAGGCCTGTGATTTTACACAAAATTATGAAAGATTAAGGGCTAATGATATAGTAGTCATTGGTATAAGTCCTGATGATAGCAAGTCTCACTCAAAATTTATAGATAAATACGGCTTAAAACACATACTTTTAAGCGACACTGAAAAAGAGGTTATCAAAGCTTACGGTGCTTGGGGTCTTAAGAAAAATTATGGCAAAGAATATGAAGGGCTTATAAGAAGCACCTTTGTTGTAGATGAAAGCGGAAAGATAGCTAAAATTTATAAAAATGTAAAGGCAAAGGGGCACATAGACATTTTGCTTAAGGATTTGGCTTGTTAG
- a CDS encoding multidrug ABC transporter permease/ATP-binding protein, whose product MDFILKIIKENKVKITLFVFFSSLSSFFSIWLLSFINNYLLKLQGFHISLLFYFILLLLALFLSSVCVEFALSVFGQNFIFKMQRKVVKQILDTNILQIEKIGKAKLLASLSSDVRSISFALLRVPDFLQASILFIALLAYIFYLSREIFLLCLVFFAITAFINYILASKIHRYFKLSRNSDDALQNSYQNIIDGHKNLSLNSHRAKLYYEKYFEKAASSKRFSNIRANLMHSISSNFTNISFLSLVGFEFFLALNFKLTSIENATTIALAIFFLRAPLLSLLSSVPTLLTAKIALDKISNLELNSYDDSFHIAKPFSKWSKISFKNLAFSYGNFSLKPTTLDIHKGELIFLIGKNGSGKSTFSLLFSALIKAKSGELYLDEHKIDDDNVYAYRALISAIFSEFHLFTQTIKNGVCADEKDIKHYLKILELENKIKVKDAELTDTKLSSGQKKRLAMLICLLEERDVLIFDEFAADQDPVFRRFFYKELLPLLKKQGKTILTISHDETYFDAADRILLAQDGYISEIKGVNKKEIASDIIKHFT is encoded by the coding sequence ATGGATTTTATTTTAAAAATTATCAAAGAAAATAAAGTAAAAATAACACTGTTCGTATTTTTTTCATCCTTATCCTCTTTTTTTAGCATTTGGCTTTTATCTTTTATAAATAATTATTTGCTCAAATTGCAAGGTTTTCATATTTCTTTACTTTTTTATTTCATCCTCTTGCTTCTTGCCCTGTTCTTATCGTCCGTGTGCGTGGAATTTGCTTTATCTGTTTTTGGACAAAATTTCATCTTTAAAATGCAAAGAAAAGTAGTAAAGCAAATTTTAGACACCAACATCTTGCAGATAGAAAAGATAGGAAAAGCCAAGCTCTTAGCCTCTCTTAGCTCTGATGTTCGCTCTATATCCTTTGCCCTGCTTAGAGTGCCTGATTTTTTACAAGCAAGCATTTTATTTATAGCACTTTTAGCCTATATCTTTTATCTATCAAGAGAAATTTTTTTGCTGTGTTTGGTGTTTTTTGCGATAACAGCTTTTATAAATTATATTTTAGCTAGTAAAATACACAGGTATTTTAAACTATCAAGAAATAGCGATGATGCCTTGCAAAATTCATATCAAAACATAATAGACGGGCACAAGAATTTAAGCTTAAATTCGCACAGAGCGAAGCTGTATTATGAAAAATACTTTGAAAAAGCAGCTTCTAGCAAAAGATTTAGCAATATAAGAGCAAATTTAATGCACAGCATTTCAAGCAATTTCACAAATATAAGCTTTTTATCCCTTGTTGGCTTTGAATTTTTCTTAGCCTTAAATTTTAAGCTAACAAGCATAGAAAACGCCACAACCATAGCCTTGGCTATATTTTTCTTAAGAGCACCCCTACTTTCTTTGCTTTCTTCTGTGCCTACGCTTTTAACGGCTAAGATTGCGCTTGATAAGATAAGTAATTTAGAGCTAAATTCGTATGATGATAGCTTTCATATCGCAAAACCCTTTAGTAAGTGGAGCAAAATTAGCTTTAAAAATTTGGCCTTTTCTTACGGCAATTTTTCCTTAAAGCCCACAACTTTGGACATTCACAAAGGAGAATTGATATTTTTAATAGGAAAAAACGGCAGCGGCAAATCAACCTTTTCCTTGCTTTTTTCGGCCTTGATAAAAGCTAAGAGCGGGGAGCTGTATTTAGATGAGCACAAGATAGATGATGATAATGTCTATGCTTACAGGGCACTTATATCAGCGATTTTTAGCGAATTTCATCTTTTTACTCAAACCATAAAAAACGGCGTTTGCGCTGATGAAAAAGATATAAAGCATTATCTTAAAATACTTGAGTTAGAAAATAAAATTAAGGTAAAAGACGCAGAATTAACGGATACTAAGCTTTCTAGCGGGCAGAAAAAACGTCTTGCGATGTTGATTTGTTTGCTAGAAGAAAGAGATGTGTTGATTTTTGATGAATTTGCAGCAGATCAAGATCCTGTGTTTAGGAGATTTTTTTATAAAGAGCTTTTGCCTTTACTTAAAAAGCAAGGCAAAACCATACTTACGATAAGTCACGATGAGACTTATTTTGACGCAGCAGATAGAATTTTGCTAGCTCAAGATGGATATATTAGCGAGATAAAAGGTGTTAATAAAAAAGAAATCGCAAGTGATATAATCAAGCATTTTACTTAG
- a CDS encoding DUF2325 domain-containing protein — MQVLVIGADEITPIKAVLKDLGAENIEHWDARNENRVNKKPIPKNVECIVMLTSFLNHNTMKKIKSEAKKRKIALVCAKRSVSCVYAEYCKVFKLHSNFNCNECVQKHCTNQSF; from the coding sequence ATGCAAGTATTGGTAATAGGCGCTGATGAAATAACTCCTATAAAAGCAGTTCTTAAGGATTTGGGTGCTGAAAATATCGAGCATTGGGACGCTAGAAACGAAAATAGAGTCAATAAAAAGCCCATACCAAAGAATGTTGAGTGTATAGTTATGCTAACTAGCTTTTTAAATCACAACACCATGAAAAAGATTAAAAGCGAGGCTAAAAAAAGAAAGATAGCCTTAGTATGTGCCAAAAGAAGCGTATCTTGCGTTTATGCTGAGTATTGTAAAGTGTTTAAGCTACACTCAAATTTCAACTGTAACGAGTGCGTTCAAAAGCACTGCACTAACCAAAGCTTTTAA
- the fldA gene encoding flavodoxin FldA codes for MSVAVIYGSSMGNTEGAANLIAEKLGVSDVLNISDIDAAKINSYDKLIVGSSTWGSGDLQDDWDAFDFSGLKLDGKTVAVFGMGDSESYSDTYCNAMGKLAEKLQAAGAKLVGQVSTDGYSYESSEAVVDGKFVGLALDNDNQEDLTEERISNWVEQIKADFN; via the coding sequence ATGTCTGTTGCGGTAATTTACGGAAGTTCTATGGGAAACACAGAAGGTGCGGCAAATTTAATAGCTGAAAAGCTTGGGGTTTCTGATGTATTAAATATATCTGATATAGACGCTGCTAAGATTAATTCTTATGACAAGCTAATAGTTGGCTCATCTACTTGGGGAAGCGGTGATTTGCAAGATGATTGGGATGCTTTTGATTTCTCAGGCTTAAAGCTTGACGGCAAGACTGTAGCTGTATTTGGCATGGGAGATAGCGAATCATACTCTGATACATACTGCAATGCTATGGGTAAATTAGCTGAAAAATTACAAGCTGCTGGCGCTAAACTAGTAGGCCAAGTTTCAACTGATGGCTATAGCTATGAAAGCAGCGAAGCTGTAGTTGATGGCAAATTTGTAGGACTTGCCCTAGACAATGACAATCAAGAAGATTTGACAGAGGAAAGAATTTCTAACTGGGTAGAGCAAATCAAAGCCGATTTTAACTAA
- the ung gene encoding uracil-DNA glycosylase, translating to MIKLEDIKINEDWKNFLKDEFLKPYFAKIKENYIKELKQGKNIFPPANLVFNAFNLCPLNKIKVVLLGQDPYHQKHQAMGLSFSVPKDLSIPPSLRNIFKELKDDLNLDIAKSGDLSKWAKEGVLLLNSILTVEEARPLSHANFGWEIFSDAVIKKLSDEKEHLVFLLWGNFAKSKKNLINPKKHLVLLAAHPSPLARVGFLGCKHFSKANAYLIEHKKNPIDWDLSK from the coding sequence ATGATAAAACTAGAAGATATAAAGATAAATGAGGATTGGAAAAATTTTTTAAAAGATGAGTTTTTAAAGCCTTATTTTGCAAAAATAAAAGAAAATTATATAAAAGAATTAAAACAAGGCAAAAACATCTTCCCTCCCGCAAATTTGGTTTTCAACGCCTTTAATCTATGCCCTTTAAACAAGATTAAAGTTGTACTTTTAGGGCAAGATCCATATCATCAAAAGCATCAAGCCATGGGGCTTTCTTTTTCTGTACCAAAAGATCTTTCAATACCTCCTTCTTTAAGAAATATTTTTAAAGAATTAAAAGATGATTTAAACCTTGATATAGCCAAGAGCGGAGATTTAAGCAAATGGGCTAAAGAAGGCGTTTTGCTCTTAAATTCTATCTTAACTGTTGAGGAGGCTAGGCCGCTGTCTCACGCTAATTTTGGCTGGGAAATTTTTAGCGACGCAGTGATAAAAAAGCTAAGCGATGAAAAGGAACATTTGGTCTTTTTGCTTTGGGGAAATTTCGCTAAAAGTAAAAAAAATTTAATAAACCCAAAAAAACACCTAGTGCTTTTAGCAGCACATCCAAGCCCTCTAGCAAGGGTTGGGTTTTTAGGCTGTAAGCATTTTTCAAAGGCTAATGCTTATTTGATAGAGCACAAGAAAAACCCTATTGATTGGGATTTATCTAAGTAA
- a CDS encoding sulfotransferase family 2 domain-containing protein: protein MHFVPQYIYVCDEDKNVLVDFLGKFENLEEDFSKLLRILNRKESLSKANKSKHLSFEKYYDKTAFAVVKELYKDDFELFDYDEKDFSSFEKSLKNKDKKSWIIIC from the coding sequence ATGCACTTTGTGCCACAGTATATTTATGTTTGCGATGAGGATAAAAATGTCTTGGTGGATTTTCTTGGGAAATTTGAGAATTTAGAGGAGGATTTTTCTAAACTTTTAAGAATTTTAAACAGAAAAGAAAGCTTAAGCAAGGCAAATAAAAGCAAGCATTTAAGTTTTGAAAAATACTATGATAAGACGGCTTTTGCTGTGGTAAAAGAGCTTTATAAAGATGATTTTGAGCTTTTTGATTATGATGAAAAGGACTTTTCTAGCTTTGAGAAAAGCCTAAAAAATAAGGATAAAAAATCTTGGATAATAATTTGCTAA
- a CDS encoding outer membrane beta-barrel protein has translation MVAKKKILGSVIALSLLSSFSFADENSGIFLGVEAGIGYSTFKDKNSNLPTGVDIIGGGPDFTKNPISYAGFDGALKLGYRFNPDHRLYLSVGMGHRASKETKIDITAFGVSLLSGNYDVQNSTTDILVGYDFTPSLTDGIRGLFGVYVGHSSLKTEVEQKGDYFAVNESFKQNFSGFAYGVKAGTIFDINENNEIDLSLRYTQRTYSEKAFDPDDPTSKVKPETSDVGIYIGYAYKF, from the coding sequence ATGGTTGCAAAAAAGAAAATTTTAGGCTCTGTTATAGCTCTTTCTTTGCTTTCCTCTTTTTCTTTTGCTGATGAGAATTCGGGGATTTTTTTAGGTGTTGAAGCAGGAATTGGCTATAGTACTTTTAAAGATAAGAATTCAAACTTACCCACAGGTGTAGATATAATAGGTGGTGGTCCGGATTTTACTAAAAACCCTATTAGCTATGCAGGATTTGACGGAGCTTTAAAGCTTGGTTATAGATTTAATCCAGATCATAGGTTATATCTAAGTGTAGGAATGGGTCATAGAGCTAGTAAAGAAACAAAAATAGATATTACTGCTTTTGGAGTTTCTTTGTTGTCAGGAAATTATGATGTACAAAATTCAACTACAGATATCTTAGTAGGATATGATTTTACACCTAGTCTTACAGACGGTATTAGAGGTTTATTTGGTGTTTATGTCGGTCATTCTAGCTTAAAAACAGAAGTTGAACAGAAAGGTGATTACTTTGCAGTAAATGAAAGTTTTAAACAAAATTTTTCAGGTTTTGCCTATGGTGTAAAAGCTGGTACTATCTTTGATATAAATGAAAACAATGAAATAGATCTTAGCTTAAGATACACACAAAGAACTTATTCAGAAAAGGCGTTTGATCCGGACGACCCAACCTCTAAAGTAAAACCTGAAACTAGCGATGTTGGTATTTATATAGGCTATGCTTATAAGTTTTAA
- a CDS encoding tautomerase family protein, translating to MPIVNIKLAKPALDKETKAELIKDVTELLSTKYNKTKERIVVQIEDIESFDIGFGGETVEKLKAKQ from the coding sequence ATGCCAATTGTTAATATAAAACTAGCAAAACCAGCACTTGATAAAGAAACAAAGGCTGAGCTGATAAAGGATGTAACAGAGCTACTTTCTACAAAATACAATAAAACAAAAGAAAGGATAGTAGTGCAAATAGAAGATATAGAAAGCTTTGACATAGGCTTTGGCGGAGAAACCGTGGAAAAACTTAAGGCTAAGCAATGA